The window CTGACAGTCCAAAATCGTCAGGCCAAGGTCTCGGTCGTGCCGTCCGCGGCCGCGCTCGTCATCAAAGCCCTGAAGGAGCCCGAGCGCGATCGCAAGAAGACGAAGAACATCAAGCACTCGGGTAACATTTCTATAGACGACGTTATCGAGATCGCACGTGTCATGAAACCCCGATCCATGGCCAAGGACCTCAGCGGCACCATCAAGGAAATCCTTGGCACGTGCGTCTCCGTTGGGTGTACGGTCGACGGCAAGGATCCCAAGGATCTGCAGCAGGAGATCGCTGATGGGGATGTTGAGGTCCCGACGGAGTGAGGTGGCTTCTTTGTTCTTTTCTCAATttctcaatctttttttttttttttttttcgtcgaGATTTTGTTTTTAGGAGGTATCCGTTTGGAGGGATTTTGGTATTTGATTTGGAATTATGGAGAATTGAGATGTTAATGCTTGTTATTATCATTAATTGAGGTCATACATGGTTTTGTTTGATCTGATTCGTTATAGTTCTATGCACGCGGAGGAGACtggatctggaccatccaccctGTGATAGCTGCTGCTGATGGATCATGGTCTGGAAACCTCACCAATGGATAATCCTAGCCGTTGTTTTCCCTCGCTAATTATTTAGCATTCTATTTTCTGTTTGAAGGCTAGGATCATCTGTTTTGGATGAGGATTATGTGCGCCTTCCATCTGTTTGTTAGATGCACtcgtagagctgtacacgagtcgatccgagtcaagcttggcacagctcggctcggccaatagctaaccccagctcgaactcggctaggTCCTCGAGCCTGTCTGgtcagctcagcttggttcggtcagcagctcgggccagttcgagcccacttcgagcctgtgcggcattttatcaaacacctggaATGCATCTTAAATTTCTCACAGAATGCAATACGGTGACGacactttacaggtatttcatcaaacacccggtGTGCTGCAGCATTAAAATCGAACAAAATCAGACACCCGACacgcagcatcaaaatcaaacaaaatcaaacacccaacaAGCAGCATCAAAATTAAACACCCAGCATATCCATTCTTTCCtcaccaacacttcgttgagtcatttcatcaaacactcggcgagcatCATCCACACCAACTTTGAGCTgaggcgagtcgagcttttttgagtcgaatcgagcgagctgaccgaggtaacttgactcgtgtacagctctaggccACTGTTCTGATCCACCAAAGTACCCTTTTCTGGACTGTTTGTTTTAGGTTAGGATTGATTGGATGGCCAGGATACCCTCATTAGTGTGATTTTCGAATGCGGCTTATGAAACGTGTGGCCCAGATCAATGATTAGTTGCCTACTTGCCCAAGATTAACTCGGTTCAGTTAAACTATAGTGCGCCTGGCAGGCATGCAGCCGTCTCATTCACGCCAAAAGTGCCACATGTGCAGGACATCCCAGCCATGTATGTAGTGGGCCCCTATGATGAGGATCATCTGTCTAGAAATTCATGCTGATCCATTCAGTTGGTGGGTCACCACTATCTGCTGAGTCAGACTATTGGCAATCATTGATTTCGATGGGGTGGCCTACCTGACAAGGATAGGGTGCATTCTAAATGAACACACGGCAAAATGTAGGTGATCAATTCTCGATTTATAATTTTGTATGGTTGTATGATCTTCTGTTGTAGCTGTTTGAAATTGCGCTTTGAATGTTAGTGTAGTCTTCAATGCGTAATCCTGAATCTGAAATTGTAGTCTATAAGACATTTGTTTGAAATTGTGAATCTGAAAATTTTGTTTCCTATGTAACTGGTCACATGAATGTTGTTTGGTTCCCTAATTGCATGACCAACTTTGGACTTTGCTGTTCTGTGTTTTGAAATATATGATGTTTGTGAATCCATATGCCCTTTTAGTTATTGTGAATCCATATGCCATTTTAGTTATTGTGAAGCAACGTGCAGGATGTGTTTgatgatcaaaaccatccatctcatTCTGTTGGTGTCACCATTGACTGGTCACTAACTGTCACACCCTGACCTCGATTTATGAGCAACCTTCGCACATCTATCTAGATTCCCGAGTGTGAATAGGAAAATAATTATTTGCATTAATTTCACACATTCATAAGAACACAGCTTCAAAGAAATGATAATACTTAATCAATAAATGAACATATCAATAGTTTAATCTGTCACCAAATTTATTCTCATCATCCAACTATCAAATAAATCTCTACTGTTGGCTTAGATGTGACTACACTAAGACTAGTTATCATAATCCTTTGTGCTAAGCCATTCGCAATGGTCTCCATAATTTGGCGGTGGCGTCCCGGGGATATATTCTGGAGACGTAGGCTTGCAAGTGGCCTCCTCCATCACCTTAGCCTTCTTGATGTAGATGTTGCCCGGCTCAGATTAGTGCACTGTCTTGCAGAGTGCCTTTATTCCCTTATTATTGAAATGCCAAACCACCCACCTAAAGGGTGGGGCCTCCCTCCGTGGAGATTGTGAGGCCGAACTCACCTTGGAACCCTGAATGGTTGGGGTTGCAACAATCTATGTGAGCTGACGCTCAACAAGTAATGCTATAGCATGAATTATTTAATAAGTAAGAAAATGCATATACCACATTTGGTCACATATCTCATATTGGAGAAATATCATTCAATTTCTTGTTTTTCATGAAATCATTCTTACATTCTTTGTTGACTTCTAGGGCCTACTCCATTCTCGCAGGTTAGGCCTACCAACACCCACTTGGTATCACAAGCGGATCTACTATCTTATTGACTTTGCAATAGGGAGTATCGCCTGGCCCGTTAGTGAGTGACTTGCTCGAGTTGGTCAATCCTCTTCCTTGAACAGCCATTACGAAGCTCGAACCAGGGGTTCTAATTGGTACCATTTAGAATGGGGAATCAGTACCCCTTCAGATGTCTTATCCCGAATAGTTTATTGGCATCATCAACCCCGAGTTGTCTGGATTCTATTTTAAATAACATATTCTCATTTTATCATTACTTAGCAATTTTTTTGAATACCTGACATTTGTGGAGGTAATGCTGACTCGTATGCTATTGGGTCAATCCTCTCTAAAATCTCATATGGTTCGACGAATCTAGGTGCCAATTTGCCCTTTTTGCTAAAACGCATCATCCCCTTCATTGGTTAAACCTTCAGATACACATGATCACTCACTTAAATTCTAAATCTCTCTACCTGTTGTCTGTGTAACTCTTTTGACAACTTTTGTTTGCTTTTAACTGCTTGCCGATTATTGCAATGCCTTCTGAGGTGGTCTTGATAAGCTCCGGATCTAGAGGCCTCTCGACTTCAACCTCCGTcaaacaactcggagatctacaaGGCCTACCATGCAATGCCTTGAATGGCGCCATGCCGATGCTTGACTGATAACTGTTATTGTAGGTGAACTCGACCAAAGGTAAGTGCTCATCCTAGCTCCCCTGAAAGTCCAAAGCATAAGCACGGAGCATgtcttcaaggatctgattgaccatTTCTGCTTGTCCATTTGTCTGTGGATGGAAAGCTGTGCTGAAATGCAATGTTGCTCCCAATGCCTTCTAGAAGCTCCTCCAGAACTTCTACGTGAAGCTCGTGTTTTGATTTGAAACGATGGACATTGGTACATCgtgatatttgaaaatttctctAATGAAAATCTTGCTCAAGTCATCCAAAGAGTGACTAGTGCAAACTAGAATAAAATGTGCCGATTTTGTCAAACGATCTGCGATTACCCACATTGTATCATTCCCGAGACGCGTCTTTGGCAAACCCATTACAAAATCCATAGTGACATGTTCCCATTTCCACTTTGCTATTGGCAAGGGCTGTAACTTTCCACCAGGCTTCTTGTGCTCAATTTTGATCTGATGGCATGTAAGACACCTGGATACATCCTCAACAATGTCCTTCTTCATTCATTTCCAACAATACCCTCTCCGCATATTGTGGTACATCTTAGTCTCACCTAGATGGATAATAAACTTTGATCTGCGAGCCTTGTCCAAAGCTTCCTTTCACAATTCGGCCACATCTGGCGCACTATTCCTCGCAATATGAGCTCTCCATCTCCTCCGATTTGCCAATCAGGGTTAATACATTCTTTCGCCTCGTCTATCCGAGCATGTAACCAAGGGTCCTTTGGTTGAGCTGCGATGATTTTACTAATGAGAGTCGACTGGATGGATAGACAAGATAAGCTTACCgttttgtcctcttctcttatctctacctcACATTATAGctccatcaatgcttctcgtgcacactctatccttcttttatgccaagcctagagaagttgcacagaacttgaacttctccgtATGAACGACCTTGGTAAGGATGTTTGCCGAATTCATgctagtgtgaatcttttccagtgttATGCCTTCTTCTTCAAGCACAtgttggataaagtggtgacgaacatcaatatgtttagtaagAGAgtaataaacataatttttagccaaattgatagtgctctcgctATTATAGTTAACCAACACGGCCTCCTACCGAAAtctcaattgatttatcatgcctcttaaccaaacaccttccttaaaagcTTTCGTCgctaccatatattctgcttcagtcGTGGAAAGAGCGACCAcgaactgaagctttgacatccaactaattgctccacccactagtatAAACGACCATCCCAAAgtagactttctggaatccacactacTTGCGTAgcctgaatccacataccctaccaatttTGCTCTTGTCTtcccaaaagttaagacgtagtcttttgtatctcgaatgtatcgaagtagccatttcactgcttcccaatattgcttgtcggggtttgacatgtatttgctcacaacactgactaCCTACGAAATATCTGGTTTCGTACAAAtcattgcatacattaaactgccaatcgcatttgaataaggcacatgagacataacctgcttttcttcatttgatttaggacattgttaagAGAAGAGCTTAAAGTGAGCCGTGTGGAGAATGCTCACTGGCTTtacctggtccatcacatacttgatcagcacattttcaaggtattctgtctgtgataaccaaagcctgctcctcttcttgTCTTTATGAATATATGTGCCGAGAACCCTTTTTACAACTCTCAgatttttcatctcgaatgtccttgataactgagtctttagtacgttgatttttgacatatcatgACATgtgattaacatatcatcaacatacaatactaggatgatgaatttgccatcacttagtttcttgtaatagacacagtgattgcATTCACTCTaagtaaatttttgactcaatgtgaaataatcaaattttttattccattgcctaggcgactatttcaggctgtacaacgacctcattaacttgcaaacatttttctctacccctttaattTTGTAGCCCTCTAGTTGTTTCATGTAGATTTACTCTTCTAATTCCCCGCGCAaaaatgcagtcttgacatccatctgttccagctcgagttCGTATTGGGCAATTAATGCcaacacaaatatgatagatacttgcttaaccaccggcgcgaatatctctgtaaagtcgattccttctttctgaccgtaacccttcgctaccaaccttgctttataggggtgcacatcaaactggtagaaccatggaaccgaccaaacggtccagtttggtctagttctagagtgcaccggttccgattccagttctaaaaattaaagaaccgtttagttcAGTTCGATTTCtatttgggggtatgtagaaccgaactgaaCCGTGATCCGAATcatggaaccgaacttggaaccaaACCGTGGAACTGAACTTGAAACCATGAGTTTATAATATATTTTAGTtatatatttgactcatgatttatggtttacaatgcaccctttgattgttttcataaatgtattttttcacgccatatataatatctaaaccattcatcaaatagatcacaacatgaatggacatgggctaaattataaaatagaacatgcaattaggctggattataaaaagcccagaaccgtggaaccaatccggaactgaaccggttttcacagtccggttccggttcggttctaaggtgctaacggtccagtttcggttccgaaaatcctagaaccgtaaggAACGGTtaggttccggtttcaccccagaaccgacCGAACCGAATCGTGTGCACCCTTATTGCTTTGTATTTAtattgtttccttttgaataaccacttgcatccgatcgcttttcggcccattggaagctccaccagctccaatgtgtggtttttgtgcaatgagtccatctcaaCATCTATAACCGCCTTCTATTTTTCTGCATCGGGCTCATTAAGGGTCTCCTAAATAATAGACGAGTTCCCCTCATCTGTAAAGAGGgcgtatgcaatattagagtcgtccttaTATTTtgtcggtaacctgcgatcacgcggtgggtttcttctcacaggtggttgtTCTACTTTCTCTTTTACTTTTGTCTGCGCATCCgtttctgcctgagtatcatccgtGTCAATttggacgtctacgatcaacctttttggttcctcttgctcctcttaattattcttttggaatagagagctttcatcgaacctgacgtcatggctagtgatgaccttgtcgaataacttgtaacctttcacaccagtACCATAGTCAATAAAAATATTCTTTTTGACTCTATGATTTAGCTCATctttctcaactgatggtacatgagagtaaggtCGTGTTTGTTAACGCTAAATTTTTACACTTAACGCGGAATGGGGAAAAATTTTCGTGTTtaatggtgtttgttaatgcatcgTTAATGCggaagacggaaagcgctaagtggtttttcactgaattctttctgttataggagtctggcttaatggtgaacgtgGAATgcactccatgatttttcattaaacaaaaaatttttgcttccaaaagtaccccttttcaagttactacggaAATTTTGTCTTTTAAATTGTTTACGTAacacaaaatcaacctttaacctgtgaaatttctttatgccccaccatgatttatgtgtttgatccacaccgcccatcaactttttcagataatttaaggtgtgatcaAATAAAAGAAGTAGGTCCAATGATTAATtagaccataaggtggggattgaacatccacaattaaaaacttcttgagagatggagaagtttcagatcaagatgatatttgtgttttcacttcatccacgtctacatgactgttcacttcccaagtatagggttgtgatatagtattaaactcggtgagaccgaggtcgaatcccaagggactgatacctgtacgtaatctgaaactaaatagaactagaactagactaagatgtaatctaaatcaagcgaatatgagggaataattgtgaatagattaattaaaaactaataaaaataaaggtgggaactagggtgccaaggatccacttgtagcaattgggaagttaccctgtattgattcaaggacacaactggaatcagagtcccatcctatccagttggtaagaagagatttgtcagatctctaaatgtctcatggatctaatcatcaacagatacgattaatgtagatttggaagtgattccatcacctaaccatgcccaagagactatggcaaacaacaacaatttaccaataccacagccaatcacaagagaattgtgaaagttaggaaagggttccgtcacccaactatgccaaggagacaatggtgaacaatagagcctcctaagttcacaatctcataatgaaaagaacatactcaaagctattgcagatctactataatttgagtcacaataaaccattaaaaattaaaagtattctttaataatcaaactaaaatccacaagagttcaataaccatgaatcaaagcaaagctaacaacccaatcacactacaagcttcacatcttagccctagctaagaggtttagcctatcataatcatgatcagactaaagtctcataaaagcattaaaagaataagaaaaactaaaagggaagaaagaagaagatcttgGCCGACCACTTTGCCTCCACGGCTACCCACTCTCCATAGTCCAAGAGATCCCTCTCtctcctgtgcttcacgtccagcccaaAGACCCTCCTTCTCACAttctctctctttgttttatAGGTGCTAGGGGCGGTGGAATCGGTTACACAGCAAGAGTCGGTAGAACTGACACTATTTTCGTAGTTTGCAGCGGAACCGAATTGCGCATGCAGCGAAAACGCATGGACAGTTgcgtttggcctgatttttaggacaaTGCATGGCTTCATGTTATAGCCTAGCTCCATGATTAGGGTCGTTTCTTGCTTAACCTTCATCTAGATGGTCCGGATCGGCTTTTTAAACAACGGTGGTGGTCTACTACTTCCCGGATCGTCTGAAACTTGTGGACACGCTCCGTGCGCACAACAGCTGTGCGGAAGgaaaacggaaacttccgtttccaTGGATGaggtcggtggggtccacttatactGACTTTATGGTGCATCAAATCCAGTATTAGAGCTTCTGTATTCATGCCTGATCACGGGCTCAAATTTGGAGTGAATCTGTTATTCatataggccacaccatcaatagACGCAGCAGTGTTTTCCTTACTATTGCAGTCTTGAACGTGTGCATGGAAGCTTGGAATCGCTCAGGTTGCGGTCGAATTTATCTTCTGAGTgcattggatggttcggatcatgaaaaaggatgatggatggggcccactgtcaaaacccaatcgCAAGCACGTCCATCACTAGACGTTTTTGACACTATTTAgatgttttgtacaaaaaataggtggggcccacttctgatagCATTCTCGGAGgtctactccgttcatcctcttcttagtaacgtgtaagcccatgagtcaaagtatgaagtagatctgaacactaggtgggccacaccatccacatgtgaTGAGTCACTACCCATCATTGAAGCAAGCCAATTCTCAGTTACGTGCATGAATATGGAGTtcattatatttataaatttgccactctcccttttagaaacATTTATCGTTCGTTTCTCCCTACTGtatcatccaaaagaagtgaaatttgacgggtatccaccgtttttcatgctctttctatcAGTTCAGTTTGAGTCCTAATCtctcaaggatgtccaagatgctttcttaatggttattgtctgatcttatccatcgggtcacttacacactgatccaagggctgaattttgacgtgtacggttaatttgtggtcccttggccatgtatgaagtttcgagccgaacggatagtgggaaccccatgatcttgcattctggacaatttTTGGGCTACCtgagcttcagtttcctgattttctcggatctctggcatgtaaatctgtcgatctcagtcccctgtagtcccgtccattgccttggtaattcctgagtattaaatccatgcttttaacatccttttcggtccaggctcgtaaatacacaTTGCACCAAAAATAAGATTAAAGCAgggcattaagcattatcatgtacgtaaaatcaggtagtaATTAAGGtctaacatgcaatatttgaccctcaacaatgacctaatgaataggttggatggtaaaaaaaaacatcacagtggcccttaaaaaggtttcaacgatggatgtcatTATCGCTGTAGCAtcccttggtgtggct is drawn from Magnolia sinica isolate HGM2019 chromosome 5, MsV1, whole genome shotgun sequence and contains these coding sequences:
- the LOC131245959 gene encoding large ribosomal subunit protein uL11 — its product is MPPKFDPSQVVDVFVRVTGGEVGAASSLAPKIGPLGLSPKKIGEDIAKETAKDWKGLRVTVKLTVQNRQAKVSVVPSAAALVIKALKEPERDRKKTKNIKHSGNISIDDVIEIARVMKPRSMAKDLSGTIKEILGTCVSVGCTVDGKDPKDLQQEIADGDVEVPTE